One genomic window of Bactrocera dorsalis isolate Fly_Bdor chromosome 4, ASM2337382v1, whole genome shotgun sequence includes the following:
- the LOC115066695 gene encoding uncharacterized protein LOC115066695, producing MATLVPKDQNFFQKRRRVEIAKEVLVELIHSTIIYKTLSIECNPNPKILTNVSCRLKPINWQKSVCIWDSDILQPLKNVSVNFQLLKMNGANKYLPFLINTTLNVCDLIGKRSSSAYGRIIKSILKEMSNVDHSCPYTGHLSLYNLYVDERFIPFDPPIGRYKVILRFREGYPYVDIGTTVLYLEAMEKRERRGKVTAN from the exons ATGGCTACACTTGTACCaaaagatcagaatttcttccaaaaacgGCGTCGAGTAGAGATCGCAAAAGAGGTGCTTGTCGAG CTCATTCACTCAACGATCATCTACAAAACCTTAAGCATTGAATGCAATCCTAACCCGAAAATTCTGACAAACGTCTCTTGTCGTTTAAAGCCAATAAATTGGCAGAAATCAGTTTGCATATGGGATAGTGATATTCTACAGCCACTGAAAAATGTATCG GTCAATTTCCAGCTACTTAAGATGAATGGGGCCAATAAATATTTGCCATTTCTCATAAATACAACCCTAAATGTCTGTGACCTAATTGGCAAACGAAGTTCTTCTGCATACGGAAGAATAATTAAATCTATTTTGAAAGAGATGTCGAATGTGGATCACAGTTGCCCCTATACG GGCCACCTCAGTCTTTATAATCTTTATGTGGACGAACGTTTTATTCCATTCGATCCGCCAATTGGAAGATACAAGGTCATCTTACGCTTCCGGGAAGGTTATCCTTATGTCGACATTGGCACAACAGTATTGTATCTTGAGGCCATGGAGAAACGTGAGCGGCGTGGAAAAGTGACGGCTAATTAA